In the Theobroma cacao cultivar B97-61/B2 chromosome 1, Criollo_cocoa_genome_V2, whole genome shotgun sequence genome, one interval contains:
- the LOC18612004 gene encoding uncharacterized protein LOC18612004, translated as MEEFLNLLSRQVLHEQFKDNLIWSRNISGNYATKSFCHAVLMQNNVSSNVWKELWEGLAPHKVECFCWQLLKGRLAYWCCGFWNVKWVMHENPIICFQSWCELGSGLKNGKVWKMAFHAIDWSIWLSPSEMVFKGKMWNSEETFGLIKLRLAWWVKAKWPQLNLFVPDLIRDPRCGGMPGEAGMGGVLRTDKGSMLLIFSKSVGVTDSNAAELMALLEGFQIIAALIGQEQNISFESDSYNAATWVLNSQQVPWRLRSLVMKIERLKSKIGSWIVRKVPRSANTVADNLAKTGIRRQSDLMWVIGDDVVVDSTGDELAFLTRSVCC; from the exons AGCGGGAATTATGCCACTAAATCCTTTTGCCACGCAGTCCTAATGCAAAACAACGTTAGTTCTAATGTGTGGAAGGAGTTATGGGAAGGATTGGCTCCCCATAAAGTGGAGTGCTTCTGCTGGCAATTATTGAAAGGGAGGCTGGCG TATTGGTGCTGTGGATTCTGGAATGTTAAATGGGTTATGCATGAAAACCCAATTATTTGTTTCCAATCGTGGTGTGAATTGGGGAGTGGCCTGAAAAACGGGAAGGTGTGGAAAATGGCTTTTCACGCCATTGACTGGTCCATTTGGCTTTCCCCTAGTGAAATGGTGTTCAAAGGTAAGATGTGGAATAGCGAGGAGACTTTCGGGTTAATTAAATTGAGACTTGCATGGTGGGTGAAGGCCAAGTGGCCTCAACTTAACCTTTTTGTTCCAGACTTAATTAGGGATCCTAGATGTGGT GGGATGCCCGGGGAGGCTGGAATGGGGGGCGTCCTCAGGACTGACAAAGGCAGCATGCTGCTTATTTTCTCTAAATCTGTGGGAGTGACGGACTCTAATGCTGCTGAACTGATGGCTCTCTTGGAAGGTTTTCAGATCATTGCAGCTCTGATTGGGCAAGAACAAAACATTAGTTTTGAAAGTGATTCCTATAATGCTGCCACATGGGTGTTAAACTCCCAGCAGGTGCCGTGGAGACTAAGAAGCTTAGTCATGAAGATTGAAAGGCTCAAATCTAAGATAGGGAGTTGGATCGTGAGGAAAGTGCCACGATCTGCAAATACAGTGGCAGATAATCTTGCAAAAACTGGAATAAGAAGGCAAAGTGACTTGATGTGGGTTATAGGGGACGATGTTGTTGTTGATAGTACAGGAGATGAATTAGCTTTTCTCACACGAAGTGTGTGTTGCTAA
- the LOC18612005 gene encoding uncharacterized protein LOC18612005: MSVDPSATMNYVEDEASSGSGDDVNMLDGHKRQSATPSSSGRRKRSRKATGDAIVDAMLEIAAASKMRASAIMKNEDRFSISKCIKVLDEMQDKSTGMDDLDLELDEMELVAAAAGYYYYNCITRQTRCSSSPSGSGFMNEVLEGPDDLCREMFRMDKHVFHKLCNTLRHRGMLRDTAGVMIEEQLAIFLNIVGHNERNRVIQERFQHSGETISRHFNNVLKAIKSLSREFLQPPNISTASEILNSNRFYPYFKDCVGVIDGMHIPAHVPAKDQSRFRNTKGVLSQNVLAACTFDLQFIFVYPGWEGSAADSRVLRAVLDDPDQNFPHIPEGKYYLVDAGYSNMEGFLSPYPGVRYHLHEYRGANQLPRNAKELFNHRHSSLRNVIQRSFDVLKARFPILKLAPQYAFHIQRDIVIAACVLHNYIRHEERHDWLFSSREGVTVDELPDFDEQPELQFASSIEEQIASSLRESIAAVMWNDFLNKWDQW, encoded by the exons ATGTCTGTTGATCCCAGTGCAACAATGAATTATGTGGAAGATGAAGCTTCCTCGGGCTCTGGTGATGATGTGAACATGCTAGATGGACACAAGCGTCAATCTGCGACACCATCAAGTTCTGGCCGGCGCAAGAGAAGTCGGAAGGCTACTGGAGATGCCATAGTGGATGCTATGCTAGAAATAGCAGCCGCTTCAAAAATGAGGGCATCTGCAATTATGAAGAATGAAGACCGGTTTtctataagcaaatgcataaaAGTGTTAGATGAGATGCAAG ATAAGTCAACTGGCATGGATGACCTTGACTTAGAATTGGATGAGATGGAACTAGTTGCAGCAGCTGCTGGTTACTATTATTATAATTGCATAACTAGGCAAACTCGTTGTAGTTCATCACCTAGTGGAAGTGGTTTTATGAATGAGGTGCTAGAAGGACCTGATGATCTGTGTCGAGAAATGTTTCGGATGGATAAACATGTCTTTCACAAGCTATGTAACACTCTTCGACATAGAGGTATGTTACGTGATACAGCTGGTGTTATGATCGAGGAGCAGCTGGcaattttcttgaatattGTGGGTCATAATGAGCGCAACAGAGTAATCCAAGAGCGGTTTCAGCATTCGGGTGAAACCATAAGTCGGCATTTTAATAATGTTTTGAAGGCTATCAAGTCACTTTCACGGGAGTTCTTACAGCCCCCAAATATCAGTACTGCATCTGAAATTCTTAACAGTAACagattttacccatatttcaAG GATTGTGTTGGGGTCATAGATGGAATGCACATCCCTGCACATGTCCCTGCAAAAGATCAGTCTCGTTTTCGCAACACGAAAGGTGTTTTGTCGCAAAATGTTTTGGCAGCCTGCACATTTGATCTACagtttatatttgtttatccAGGTTGGGAAGGATCTGCTGCTGATTCACGAGTGTTAAGAGCAGTCCTAGATGATCCTGATCAGAATTTTCCTCACATTCCTGAAG GAAAGTATTATTTGGTTGATGCGGGTTACTCCAACATGGAAGGATTTCTTTCCCCATATCCAGGAGTTAGGTATCACCTGCATGAATATAGAGGTGCTAATCAATTACCCAGAAATGCAAAGGAGCTCTTTAATCACCGCCATTCTTCTCTTAGAAATGTCATACAGAGATCTTTTGATGTGCTGAAAGCTCGATTTCCAATTCTCAAACTTGCCCCTCAATATGCCTTTCATATTCAAAGGGATATAGTTATAGCTGCATGTGTTCTACATAATTACATCCGGCATGAGGAAAGACATGATTGGTTGTTTTCTAGCAGGGAGGGGGTGACAGTGGATGAATTGCCTGATTTTGATGAGCAACCTGAACTGCAGTTTGCTTCCTCAATTGAGGAACAAATCGCCTCATCTTTACGAGAATCAATAGCAGCGGTAATGTGGAATGATTTCTTAAATAAATGGGATCAATGGTGA